In Paralichthys olivaceus isolate ysfri-2021 chromosome 13, ASM2471397v2, whole genome shotgun sequence, the following are encoded in one genomic region:
- the zbtb32 gene encoding zinc finger and BTB domain-containing protein 16-A produces the protein MIRINNTQYFHFLQQADALRRSGSLCDVIISVKSHTFRAHRLVLACASRRLAQQLAQADTDSPAHCTLEYFSPRTFQQVLDFTYTQAVEVSVEDLYLLLRAAQLLEMWSLEDQCRKQLDTLNHRARREEERGETKDVKEEKESAKDMDKKREGSPVQEEKLQQTSSTGEKTSNSNVTENHSPPESAENHSRSPSSRKKPRLSPLSSAPHNSVISRPATSSSSSPSSPWTFSTNVWNSVSTLRRIAENYSNFFGAQSPNPSAVAYPFSLSAPHMFPLLRPHFQNRVHHSGLYPHCAQNLYTGSTGMGSIIKQGLLKTKKSSQRAFNGGVQSFEQSFHQVPKARAERVKDCRECTTSHLGDPAPQESASSASGEACAGCHFRGKDEVQREQPTNHQVRQSTSGDKPYQCKHCPKRFSLKHQLDTHHRVHTGEKPFECRLCGQRSRDYSAMIKHLRTHGGAAPYQCTVCLEFCSSLVAMHRHVKSHAVQDFPPDWNINSTYLYTSHI, from the exons ATGATCCGAATCAACAACACCCAATATTTCCACTTCCTGCAGCAGGCAGATGCTTTACGTCGCTCAGGGTCACTGTGCGATGTTATCATTTCAGTCAAGAGTCATACATTCAGGGCTCATCGACTGGTGCTGGCCTGTGCGAGCAGAAGACTGGCGCAGCAGCTGGCCCAGGCTGACACAGACAGCCCGGCCCACTGTACCCTGGAGTATTTCTCACCACGCACCTTCCAGCAGGTCCTGGACTTCACCTACACCCAGGCTGTTGAGGTGTCCGTGGAAGACCTGTACCTGCTGCTGAGAGCCGCTCAGCTGCTGGAGATGTGGTCATTGGAGGATCAGTGCCGGAAACAGCTGGACACCCTCAACCACAGAgccaggagagaggaggagagaggagagaccaAAGAtgtcaaagaagaaaaagaaagtgcaaAGGACAtggataaaaagagagaaggaagtcCGGTTCAAGAGGAGAAACTCCAACAGACGTCCTCAACAGGGGAGAAAACAAGCAACAGCAATGTCACAGAGAATCATTCACCCCCTGAGTCTGCTGAGAACCACAGCAGATCACCATCCTCAAGAAAGAAGCCCAGATTGTCCCCTCTGTCATCAGCACCCCACAACAGTGTTATCAGCAGGCCggccaccagctcctcctcctccccctcctctccctggaCCTTCTCTACAAACGTGTGGAACTCTGTGAGCACCCTGAGGAGAATAGCAGAGAACTACTCAAACTTCTTTGGTGCACAGTCCCCTAATCCGTCGGCAGTAGCATACccattctccctctctgctccccaCATGTTCCCACTGCTGAGGCCCCATTTTCAAAACAGAGTCCACCACTCAGGCCTTTATCCACACTGTGCACAAAACCTTTACACTGGGTCCACAGGGATGGGCAGCATAATCAAGCAAGGCCTgctaaaaacaaagaaatccaGCCAGAGAGCGTTTAACGGGGGTGTGCAGAGCTTCGAGCAGAG TTTCCATCAAGTGCCCAAAGCCAGAGCTGAGAGAGTTAAAGACTGCAGAGAGTGCACTACAAGTCACCTTGGTGATCCAGCGCCACAGGAATCAGCCTCCTCAGCATCAG GTGAGGCCTGTGCAGGGTGTCATTTCCGTGGAAAAGATGAGGTGCAACGTGAGCAGCCGACCAATCATCAAGTGAGACAATCCACAAGTGGAGACAAACCCTACCAGTGCAAACACTGCCCCAAAAGGTTCAGTCTGAAACATCAGCTGGACACACATCACCGAGTTCACACAG GGGAGAAACCCTTCGAATGTCGCCTTTGTGGTCAGCGCTCACGAGACTACTCAGCTATGATCAAGCACCTGAGAACTCACGGCGGGGCAGCGCCCTACCAGTGCACGGTGTGCCTGGAGTTCTGCAGCAGTCTGGTCGCCATGCACAGACATGTCAAGAGCCATGCAGTGCAAGACTTCCCCCCGGACTGGAACATCAACAGCACTTACCTGTACACCTCCCACATCTGA